In Eulemur rufifrons isolate Redbay chromosome 3, OSU_ERuf_1, whole genome shotgun sequence, a single window of DNA contains:
- the C3H8orf89 gene encoding putative uncharacterized protein C8orf89 homolog produces the protein MSVLSPEIKFDTSHITRSSLESCFHFESSWKKAVLETQKIRKEYTTAFGLEDVKECVKMPYLPGLQSYCKNVSSTPLDVHKRLLRGDAEMPTVRIKKVEETCAMAPLQEKSKGASFSDPLTGAPSQYLQRLSRMAILEHETIRQETTRKSKKDKKGELRDC, from the exons atgtcagTGCTATCTCCTGAAATCAAATTTGATACTTCTCATATCACCAGAAGTTCCCTTgaaagttgttttcattttgagaGTAGCTGGAAGAAAGCAGTTTTGGAAACACAAAAGATAAGGAAAG aatacaCCACAGCATTTGGTCTAGAAGATGTCAAAGAATGTGTCAAAATGCCGTATTTACCAGGATTGCAAAGTTACTGCAAAAATGTAAGTTCAACTCCACTAGATGTTCATAAAAGACTGCTGCGTGGTGATGCTGAGATGCCCACAGTCAG GATAAAGAAGGTTGAGGAGACATGTGCCATGGCACCACTTCAGGAGAAATCAAAAG GTGCTAGCTTCAGTGACCCTCTCACTGGAGCACCATCTCAGTACCTACAGAGGCTTTCTAGAATGGCCATATTGGAGCATGAAACCATTCGTCAGGAAACAAccagaaaatcaaaaaaagacaagaaaggagaGCTACGAGACTGCTGA